Proteins co-encoded in one Gossypium arboreum isolate Shixiya-1 chromosome 11, ASM2569848v2, whole genome shotgun sequence genomic window:
- the LOC108472907 gene encoding uncharacterized protein LOC108472907: MEDSRSLKEKQELKRRFPSKRHGTEEKSRMEDQVELAAIAISLNVRLRPSDMPVYMQEHALRCTRQLLDSAPKPQPSLTHLARAIKKEFDSVYGPAWQCVIGTSFGSFVTHSPAKLRAARLVVQVQTLTKTATRGALSIGMDTLIRRRRRSRCHLRFPILLLLLSLIGRVIGVVLGLLITRMLMRRQ, encoded by the exons ATGGAAGATTCTCGGAGCTTGAAGGAGAAACAAGAGCTGAAGCGGCGGTTTCCGAGCAAAAGACATGGAACAGAAGAGAAGTCTCGTATGGAAGATCAAGTGGAGTTGGCTGCTATTGCGATTAGCCTTAACGTGCGTTTGAGACCATCTGATATGCCCGTTTACATGCAAGAACACGCCCTCCGGTGTACTCGACAGCTTCTTGATTCTGCCCCCAAACCCCAACCTAGCCTTACTCACTTGGCTCGAGCCATCAAAAAG GAGTTTGACTCGGTGTACGGACCAGCATGGCAGTGTGTGATCGGGACCAGTTTCGGATCATTTGTGACTCACTCTCCAG CCAAGCTCCGAGCAGCAAGGTTGGTGGTCCAAGTTCAGACCCTAACCAAAACAGCTACCCGAGGGGCTCTATCGATCGGAATGGACACACTCATTCGTAGACGCAGAAGGTCTCGTTGTCATCTTCGCTTTCCTATTCTACTTCTGCTACTTTCATTGATCGGAAGGGTTATCGGAGTCGTACTTGGATTGTTGATCACCAGAATGTTGATGAGAAGGCAATAA